Part of the Blastocatellia bacterium genome, GGGACTGGCGGGCGGTGTGGTCGGCCTGGGGCTGGCGTTCGCCGGCCTCAAGCTGCTGTTGTCGCTCAACCCGCCGAACATCCCGCGCCTGGCCGAGATCAACATTGACCTGCGCGTGCTCGGTTTCACGCTCGCCGTCTCTTTGTTGACCGGCTTGATCTTTGGCCTGGTGCCGGCCCTGCAAGCGTCGAAACCGAATCTCAACGAAACCTTAAAGGAAGGTGCTCGCGGCTCGTCGGCGGGTGGCAACCGCCAGCGCTTGCGCCGCGGTTTGATCGTCGTCGAGATGGTGCTGACGACCATGCTGTTGATCGTCACCGGCTTGATGATTAAGAGCTTCGCGTCGCTGCAAAAGGTTGATCCCGGATTCAACGCCGCAAACGTGTTGACCATGTGGATAGACCTGCCGCTCACCCGTTACGCTGAAGACAAGCAGATCATCGGTTTTTTCAATCAGGCGTTCACGCGCTTGCAATCACTGCCCGGCGTCGAATCGGCGAGCGGCATCAGCAGCCTGCCGCTGACGACGACCTCGATTGCTCGCCTGCGATTTACGGTGGACGGACGCCCGCCAGAATCGGCCAACGAGCGGCTGACGGCGAACTTTCGGGCGATCCAATTCAGTTACTTTAAGACGCTGGGAATCGCCTTGCGCAGCGGCAGAACATTCACCGAAGCCGACGGCGAGCAGTCGCCGCCGGTCGCCATCATCAACGAATCTTTCAAGCGCAGCTTCTGGCCAGACGAAGACGCCATCGGCAAGCACATCACCATGCCGAGCGCCGGCAACGTCTCGCGCGAGATCGTTGGCGTCGTCAGCGACGTTAAGCACGCGGCGCTCGATGCCGATTCCGGCTGGGAGCTGTATCTGCCTTATCAGCAGAAACCCTTGAACGTCATGAACCTGGTGCTGCGCACGGCCGGCGACCCGGCCCGCCTGACCGCGAGCGCGCGGCAAGCGATTCTCGATGTTGATCCCGGCCAGCCCATTTATGACGTGAAGACGATGGACGAAGTGGTTAGCGATTCGCTGTCGCAACCGCGGCTTTACAGCGTGTTGCTCGGAGTCTTTGCGGCGGTGGCGCTCATACTCGCCGCCGTCGGCATCTATGGCGTGATGAGCAGCACCGTCAGCCAGCGCCGCCACGAGATCGGCATTCGCATGGCGCTCGGCGCGCAGCGCGGCGACATCTTGAAGATGATTGTCGGGCAGGGCATGAGCATGGCGCTGATCGGCGTAGCGGTCGGGGTCATCGCCGCCCTGTTGTTGAGTTACAGCGCCGCCTGGTTTGTCTCGGATCTGTTGTTTCAGGTTGGAGCGCGTGACCTGACGATCTTTGTCGTCGCCCCGCTTGTATTGGCCTTCCTGGCCTTTCTATCAATCTACGTCCCGGCGCACCGCGCCACGAAGGTAGACCCGATGGTCGCCTTACGCTACGAATAAGAAGTGACAGGTGACGAGTGAATGTGGGCTTTCCTTTCTTGTCACTCGTCACCTGTCACTCTATGCAGCGATGACCGACTTCGGCACGTAGCCGCGCACATCTATCGGCCAGATGGCTGTAAAGGTCGAGCCTTCGCCCGGCGCGCTCAGCACTTTGATCCTGCCGCCGAGCAATTCCACGAGCCGCCTGCTGATGGGTAATCCAAGACCTGTGCCGCCGCCATGGTGCGGGTTTGAAATGTTCACCTGCTGGAACTCTTCGAAGATGAGCGGGATCTGCTCCTCAGTGATTCCGATACCGGTGTCAGTCACTTCGACGCGCCACATCTCTTCGACATCTCTCGCCGCGCGGATCACCACCGCGCCGCCCGGCGGCGTGAATTTGATCGCATTGGAAGCGAAGTTCGTCACCACCTGCGCGACCTTGGTGGGGTCGCTTAAAATCTTCGGCAGATCGCCGGCGACATCGCAGCGCAGCTCGACGCCTTTGTCACTGGCGGTCTGCCTGAGGCCGGCGGCGATGGCGTCGATCAGCTCGGCGGCGTCGAACTCTTGCAGCTTGATCTGCATGCGCCGCGCTTGCAGCCGCGACAGGTCGAGCAGGTCGTTGACCAGGCGGATCAACATCTGCGTAGACTTCTCGATACGCCCGACGGTCTCGCGCTGGCGCGGCCCGAGCGGCTCGCTCTGGTCGCGGCTTAAAAGCATCAACAGCCCGGTCAGCGCGTTGAGCGGCGTGCGGACTTCGTGGGCGATGGTCGAGATGAAGCGCGATTTCATCTCGTCCACATGGCGCAGCTTTTCGTTTGCCTCTTGCAGGTCGTGATTGGCCCGCTCCAGCTCGTGACGGCTGCGCGTCAGCTCGGCCAGCACCCGCACCAGCTCGCTATTCTGCGCCTGTAGCTCTTCGACCATGCTGGTTTCGCTGGCCGAAAAGAAGCGCTTGCGAATCTCATCTATGGGGCGCATCGCCCGCTGAAAATCGTCGAACCACTTGACGGTTTCGATGCGCGTGCCTTTGCCCGAGGCTGAATGAACCCGGAACTCGTCCATCAAGCGCTGCGAGCCGGCGAGGCCCTTGCCGAGGCCGGTCTTGGATTGAAAACTGCCCGAAAGAATCTGCTCAACGTCATCAATGCCCGGCCCGTTGTCTTCGCAGATCATCTCCATGCCGCGCCGCTCGCCATGCTCGACCAGCGACACGCTGATGCTGCCGGTCTGCGCGTATTCGTAGATGTTGCGCGTCAGCTCGGAAGCGACCGTCGCCAGTTTGATCTGCGTGACGTTATCAAACCCCAGCTCGCGCGCCGTCAAGCGGACACGGTCGCGGACGCGCGGCAGGTCGCTCTCGCGGCGGATGAAGATCGTGCCGATCAATTCGCGCCGCGTTGCACCGGAAGTGCTATCGAATATCTCTGCCGTCACGATTGCAGCCTCCCACAGAGGATCGTCGCGTCGTCGTTGGGGCGCGAAAAATCGCGCATCACCGTCGCGCAAAACAGTTGCGGGTGCAGCCCGAACAGGCCCGGATAGTTGTCCGGCTCCCAGCGCTCGGAAATGCCGTCGGTTGCCATGATCAAGGTCGCCACTTTCGGCATATGCTCTTTAAAGACTTTCACGCGATCCAGCCGCGAGCCGAGCGTGCCGTTGAGCGAGATGAAGCGCAGCCGCTCGCGCCCACCGATCACACGGATGTCGGTGTTGCCGACGCCTGCATACTCAATCGTTCCCGCCGCGCGGTCAATCGCCGCCAATCCCATGACCGCGCCGCGCATCTGGCGTAGGGCTTCGTGCGCTTCCCAGATGATGGCTTCGACGGACCGTTCCAGGTTTCTGTCAATCGCCGTGATGGCGGCGCGCGCCGATTCGCAGGCGGCTTCGCCATGCCCCAGACCATCGATCACCGCCACCAGCAAGCGATTGTCTATCGAGCGCACCACATACGCGTCGCCGTTATCGATGTGGCCTTCGAGGGGCCGCGTCATCGTCCCCCAGATGCCCTGAGCCGCTTGCGGCGCCTGGTCTTCACGATTGACCCGCTTGCGAAAAACAATCGCCGTACCGTGCGTCGTCCGCCCATACATCGGCAGCCGGCGGGTGACACTGTCGAGCGCCGAGTAGATGTAAAACTCATCGCTCATGCGCTTGATCGCGCCGAGCCCCGCGCCCAGCGAGCCGGTCGTCGAATAGCCGTCGCTGATTGCCGTGGCGGTGTCTTCGATGCCCGGCCCTTTGTCGAGGTAGATGATTTCGATGCCGCGCGGCTCAAGGCGCTGGTCGGCGGCGGCGAAATAGATGCGCCCGGTGCCGCGCGCGAACTTCAGCGCGTTCGAGCCTAGCTCTTTGACGACTAATTCAATCTCGGCGAGTTGCAGCT contains:
- a CDS encoding ABC transporter permease → MENLWQDLRYGLRSLGRQPGFTVIAIIALALGTGANTAIFSAVNAILLRPLIYAAPEQLVMVWGTNSRSNVTKDALSVPDLMDYREQTTTLEQVAAYSQADFDLTRGGEPVHIQGALVTANYFTTLGVQARVGRTFSAGEDQSSAPRVVVLSDALWRRQFGGDLGILDQPIPFNNASFTVVGIMPKEFQPINPGDELWAPIALDGGDILRTPPFGPPSIMKMRRLRFVPAFARLKPGATVAQAQSELSGIAQHNETLYPNENGGIGVNLISMQEEVVGKIGKALILLLLAVGAVLLIACVNVANLLLARAAARQKEIAIRTALGASRGRVVRQLLTESVLLGLAGGVVGLGLAFAGLKLLLSLNPPNIPRLAEINIDLRVLGFTLAVSLLTGLIFGLVPALQASKPNLNETLKEGARGSSAGGNRQRLRRGLIVVEMVLTTMLLIVTGLMIKSFASLQKVDPGFNAANVLTMWIDLPLTRYAEDKQIIGFFNQAFTRLQSLPGVESASGISSLPLTTTSIARLRFTVDGRPPESANERLTANFRAIQFSYFKTLGIALRSGRTFTEADGEQSPPVAIINESFKRSFWPDEDAIGKHITMPSAGNVSREIVGVVSDVKHAALDADSGWELYLPYQQKPLNVMNLVLRTAGDPARLTASARQAILDVDPGQPIYDVKTMDEVVSDSLSQPRLYSVLLGVFAAVALILAAVGIYGVMSSTVSQRRHEIGIRMALGAQRGDILKMIVGQGMSMALIGVAVGVIAALLLSYSAAWFVSDLLFQVGARDLTIFVVAPLVLAFLAFLSIYVPAHRATKVDPMVALRYE
- a CDS encoding ATP-binding protein, which translates into the protein MTAEIFDSTSGATRRELIGTIFIRRESDLPRVRDRVRLTARELGFDNVTQIKLATVASELTRNIYEYAQTGSISVSLVEHGERRGMEMICEDNGPGIDDVEQILSGSFQSKTGLGKGLAGSQRLMDEFRVHSASGKGTRIETVKWFDDFQRAMRPIDEIRKRFFSASETSMVEELQAQNSELVRVLAELTRSRHELERANHDLQEANEKLRHVDEMKSRFISTIAHEVRTPLNALTGLLMLLSRDQSEPLGPRQRETVGRIEKSTQMLIRLVNDLLDLSRLQARRMQIKLQEFDAAELIDAIAAGLRQTASDKGVELRCDVAGDLPKILSDPTKVAQVVTNFASNAIKFTPPGGAVVIRAARDVEEMWRVEVTDTGIGITEEQIPLIFEEFQQVNISNPHHGGGTGLGLPISRRLVELLGGRIKVLSAPGEGSTFTAIWPIDVRGYVPKSVIAA
- a CDS encoding ATP-binding protein, producing the protein MKQFDSIPLTHEAQVGLARRHINRLAAEIGLSELQLAEIELVVKELGSNALKFARGTGRIYFAAADQRLEPRGIEIIYLDKGPGIEDTATAISDGYSTTGSLGAGLGAIKRMSDEFYIYSALDSVTRRLPMYGRTTHGTAIVFRKRVNREDQAPQAAQGIWGTMTRPLEGHIDNGDAYVVRSIDNRLLVAVIDGLGHGEAACESARAAITAIDRNLERSVEAIIWEAHEALRQMRGAVMGLAAIDRAAGTIEYAGVGNTDIRVIGGRERLRFISLNGTLGSRLDRVKVFKEHMPKVATLIMATDGISERWEPDNYPGLFGLHPQLFCATVMRDFSRPNDDATILCGRLQS